Genomic segment of Nostoc commune NIES-4072:
CACTAACCTATCAAAACTATAAGCAGTGACATCAGGATTGATAGTAATAGGTATGCTTTCTTCTTGAGGGGGAGGTAAAATTTTATTAATTCGATTGTTAACCTGTATCCAAGATGTTAGCCAACCCTGAAATTGGCTATCACTAATTGTAAGTTTTTGGGCGTTATTAGTAGGTTGCGCCAATTCTCGAGTACCTAAATAAATAGCTAACATTCCTATAGCTACACTAAATGCAAATGAGCTAAATGAATTGATAGCTAAACTAAAAATAATCCCTGCTATCAAAGTAATTATTCCCAATATTCTTAAAGTTTTAGCTGATTTTTCACGCTGGGAATAAGAGCGCTTCATCGAGCGCATTTGATTGTAAAAAATGGCGATAATAATTGCTGCTATAGCCAAATATCCAAATACAAAAAAGCTATATACACTGACAAGTATCACTAAAAATCCCAATGAAGTTTGGTTTTTGGTTCGCAATCTTTTATCAATCAGATAAAAAAACTGCTTAGGTGTAAAAAATAGCGTATGATTAGCAGAAATATCTGCGATCGCTTTAGCAAAAAAAGGATCAGTAAATCTAATTACTGTCATACTAGTTGGTTCAAAAACAAACGGATGATGACAGTTTTTACAACGACCTTGATTATCTGTTCTATCTTTTAGCTTATTATCAGTGCCACATTGAATACATTTCATGGTAGTTATTTTGAGAATTTAATTGTTGATTAATATAATGATGCATTATTCCTTCTTCAATTGAATATTTGATTGTTCAACAAAACATTATATTCCTCCCGTTTACGAATTAAACGATGTACATGATTTTCTAACAACACTTCCGCAGGTTTAGGACGATGTAAAAAGTGTGATGACATCGCATAACCATAAGCGCCAACATCTAAAATACCGATAATATCGCCAATTGCTAACGCAGGTAAATAACAGTTTCGGCTTAAATAATCTCGTGAATAAGTTGTGTTTCCACAGACATCTGTCAAGTAAGTTTTGGATTTTGATTCTTTCCACGCGACAATTTCTCGATAACCGCCATGTACTGCGGGAACAGAGAGATTAGCAACGGTAGTATCTACGCCAATAATTTGTTTATCTGATTGCCATTTTACCGAAACTACTTTGGCAAGTAGAGTAGCACAACCAGCGATCGCAGATCGTCCAGGTTCAATAACTAACTCAATATTTCTTCCTAAACGACTGATTTGATCGCTCAAATCTGCACCAAAAGTTTCCCAGTTAAAAGCTGCACCATCATGATGATATGGATAGCCAAAACCACCGCCAAAATCTAGATATTCCCAATCAGGTAAAAGTTTTGCTGTGGCTATTACCTGATTAATTACATTGGTAAAGGCTGCTGTGGCATTAGTACCAGTACCTCGATAAAAATGCAACCCACTAAGTTTTAATCCTACTTGATGAGTAACTGCGATCGCATCAGCAAATTCTTCTAGACGTACACCAATACGGCTATCACCAGTAATTTCTGGTAAGTTCAGACGTAAGCCTAGACGAGGTGCGAATCCAGGAGTAAGAGATTTATAGACTTCGCAACAAAGTTGTAACTGAGAAATACTATCCAAATTGAGAGTTCTGACACCCCAATTTAAGACTTGTTCCATCTCGACACGATTTAAATTACTTCCACTGTATACAATTTGTTCTGCTGAAAAACCTGCTTGTAATCCCAGATAAATATCCCCAGGGGTATTAGCGTGTAGTCCCCAACCTGCGGCGCGAAAAATTTGCAGCAGTGAAATATTGCCATTGGTAACACTCGCAAAGCGAAATTGAGTCTGAGGATAAGAAAAAGCCTCAG
This window contains:
- a CDS encoding diaminopimelate decarboxylase family protein, whose protein sequence is MASLETSYELGVESEKFHSSSSYELAEELLNTYDSPLYIYQADILNQTITRITEAFSYPQTQFRFASVTNGNISLLQIFRAAGWGLHANTPGDIYLGLQAGFSAEQIVYSGSNLNRVEMEQVLNWGVRTLNLDSISQLQLCCEVYKSLTPGFAPRLGLRLNLPEITGDSRIGVRLEEFADAIAVTHQVGLKLSGLHFYRGTGTNATAAFTNVINQVIATAKLLPDWEYLDFGGGFGYPYHHDGAAFNWETFGADLSDQISRLGRNIELVIEPGRSAIAGCATLLAKVVSVKWQSDKQIIGVDTTVANLSVPAVHGGYREIVAWKESKSKTYLTDVCGNTTYSRDYLSRNCYLPALAIGDIIGILDVGAYGYAMSSHFLHRPKPAEVLLENHVHRLIRKREEYNVLLNNQIFN